Proteins from a single region of Oncorhynchus nerka isolate Pitt River linkage group LG18, Oner_Uvic_2.0, whole genome shotgun sequence:
- the LOC115145800 gene encoding arfaptin-1-like isoform X3: MDEEVHRSPAAEISVTSNGDLEESHEDVFRDPSYGDLNLSESHISSGNFASMMEGIIESGPYKGTMQGQPHSGPVVLADDLKNPAMEKLDLVRKWSINTYKCTRQILSEKLGRGSRTVDPELEGQIEVLRDNKRKYEHVVKLTQTLANQLTQMMQTQRQLGDAFADLGLKSPELHEEFGYNADTQKLLSKNGETLLGAINFFIASVNTLVDKTIEDTMINIKQYEIARVEFDAYRTDLEELNLGPRDATTLPKIEHSQQQFQIHREKYEKMRNDVSVKLKFLEENKVKVLHNQLILFHNAIAAYYAGNQQQLDQTLKQFHIKLKMPGGDTPSWLEEH, encoded by the exons GACCCTTCTTACGGTGACCTGAACCTGTCAGAAAGCCATATCAGCTCCGGCAACTTTGCCTCGATGATGGAGGGCATCATTGAATCAGGACCATACAAAG GCACTATGCAAGGGCAGCCACATAGCGGGCCGGTGGTCCTGGCAGATGACTTGAAGAACCCGGCCATGGAGAAACTGGACCTAGTGAGGAAGTGGAGCATCAACACGTACAAA TGCACCAGGCAGATCTTGTCGGAGAAGCTGGGCCGCGGCTCACGGACGGTGGACCCGGAGCTGGAGGGGCAGATTGAAGTGCTGCGTGACAACAAGCGCAAGTACGAGCATGTGGTCAAGCTGACCCAAACTCTGGCCAACCAGCTCACCCAGATGATGCAGACTCAGCGGCAGCTGGGTGACGCCTTCGCTGACCTCGGCCTCAAGTCGCCGGAGCTCCAT GAGGAGTTTGGCTACAATGCTGACACTCAAAAACTTTTGTCCAAAAATGGGGAGACCCTATTGGGAGCAATCAACTTCTTCATTGCCAGTGTGAACACACTGGTGGACAAAACAATTGAGGACACTATGATTAACATCAAACAGTATGAAATTGCCAG AGTTGAGTTCGACGCGTACCGCACAGACCTGGAGGAATTGAACCTGGGCCCGCGGGATGCCACCACGCTGCCCAAGATAGAACACTCCCAGCAACAGTTCCAGATCCACCGCGAGAAGTATGAGAAGATGCGCAACGACGTCTCCGTCAAGCTCAAATTCCTGGAAGAGAACAAG GTGAAAGTGTTGCACAACCAGCTGATCCTCTTCCACAATGCCATCGCGGCATACTATGCAGGAAACCAGCAGCAGCTGGATCAGACGCTCAAGCAGTTCCACATCAAGTTGAAAATGCCCGGCGGGGATACGCCATCTTGGCTGGAGGAGCACTAA